One region of Salvia miltiorrhiza cultivar Shanhuang (shh) chromosome 3, IMPLAD_Smil_shh, whole genome shotgun sequence genomic DNA includes:
- the LOC131016729 gene encoding exocyst complex component EXO70H1-like: MPRKGMRSLCFSPKHSSSPTFSTASPSRFGFSPSRPSFSDSVMDRTLELADPIIMKWNPETTTLARVTSLFYENRREAKDFIKTVNNLQKAMHFLVMENSSSDKLVRAQHLMQIAMKRLQKEFYQILSMNRAHLDPESVSTRSSRTSLASTSSYNDDDDDDDAAAADDSISEVEDASMAVMADLRLIAECMISSGYGKECLKIYKIIRKSIVDEGIYKLGVEKLSSSQIHKMDWEVLDLRIKKWLSAVRTAVQTLFNGERVLCDEVFAASDSIRESCFTEIAKEGAMLLFSFPENVAKHSKKSPEKVFRVLDMYTAIANHWPEIDSIFSFESTAAIKSQALTSLVKLGEFVRAALDEFESAIQKDSSKSPVAGAGTHFLTMEAMDYLSNLADYSNVLADIVADSPPSAKKNLPETYFGFSDTEESPAPAISLKMAWLILVLLCKLDTKAKYYKDVSLAYLFLANNLQYVVVKVQTSNLKYLLGDEWLSKHEGKVKQFAANYERLGWGHVIDSLPTAAVAPEKIAEIFKKFNSAFDQAHRKQAHCVVLDQKLRDHIKVSIARKIVRLYREFYNANREKMAGERNSAAVVRYAPEDVGHHLSDLFFGHVGSGSSSSFESSPADSRRPRSR, translated from the coding sequence ATGCCTCGAAAAGGAATGAGAAGCTTGTGCTTTTCCCCCAAACATTCGTCTTCCCCCACATTCTCTACGGCGTCTCCGTCGCGGTTCGGCTTCTCGCCGTCGCGGCCGAGTTTCTCCGACTCGGTGATGGACCGGACGCTGGAGCTGGCCGACCCGATCATCATGAAATGGAACCCCGAAACCACTACCCTCGCCCGCGTCACCTCTCTCTTCTACGAGAATCGCCGCGAGGCCAAGGATTTCATCAAAACCGTCAACAATTTGCAGAAGGCCATGCATTTCCTCGTCATGGAGAATTCCAGCTCCGACAAATTGGTCCGCGCTCAGCATTTGATGCAGATCGCTATGAAGCGCCTGCAGAAGGAGTTCTACCAGATTCTCTCCATGAACCGGGCTCACCTCGACCCCGAGTCCGTCTCCACTAGGTCCTCGCGCACCTCCCTCGCCTCCACCTCTTCCTACAAcgacgacgacgatgatgacGACGCCGCAGCGGCCGATGACTCCATTTCTGAGGTCGAAGATGCTTCCATGGCGGTCATGGCAGATTTGAGATTGATCGCCGAATGCATGATCTCGTCCGGCTACGGCAAGGAGTGcttgaaaatttacaaaattattCGGAAATCCATCGTCGACGAAGGCATCTACAAGCTCGGCGTCGAGAAATTGAGTTCGTCGCAGATTCATAAAATGGATTGGGAGGTTCTCGATCTAAGGATTAAGAAGTGGCTGAGCGCGGTGCGCACCGCCGTGCAGACACTCTTCAACGGCGAGAGAGTTCTCTGCGATGAGGTCTTCGCCGCCTCGGATTCCATCAGAGAATCGTGCTTCACCGAGATCGCCAAGGAAGGCGCCATGCTCCTATTCTCATTTCCGGAAAACGTGGCGAAGCACAGCAAAAAATCGCCGGAGAAAGTCTTCCGAGTGCTCGACATGTACACCGCAATCGCCAACCACTGGCCGGAAATCGATTCGATCTTCTCGTTCGAATCGACCGCAGCCATCAAATCGCAGGCGCTGACGTCGCTCGTCAAACTCGGGGAGTTCGTCCGCGCCGCACTGGACGAGTTCGAGTCGGCGATCCAGAAGGACTCCTCGAAATCTCCGGTCGCCGGCGCCGGAACTCACTTCCTGACGATGGAGGCGATGGATTACCTCTCGAACCTCGCCGATTACAGCAACGTCCTAGCCGACATCGTAGCCGATTCGCCGCCTTCGGCGAAGAAAAATCTGCCGGAAACCTACTTCGGCTTCTCCGACACCGAGGAGTCGCCGGCGCCGGCGATATCTTTGAAAATGGCGTGGCTGATCCTAGTGCTTCTCTGCAAGCTCGACACCAAAGCGAAGTACTACAAAGACGTCTCGCTAGCGTACCTATTCCTCGCCAACAACCTCCAATACGTCGTCGTAAAGGTGCAGACCTCCAATCTCAAATATCTCCTCGGCGACGAATGGCTAAGCAAGCACGAAGGAAAGGTGAAGCAGTTCGCGGCAAATTATGAACGGCTGGGATGGGGCCACGTCATCGACTCGCTCCCGACGGCCGCCGTAGCTCCGGAGAAGATCGCCGAGATCTTCAAGAAGTTCAATTCGGCGTTCGATCAGGCGCACAGGAAACAGGCGCACTGCGTCGTACTCGATCAGAAACTCCGCGATCACATAAAAGTCTCGATCGCGAGAAAGATAGTGAGGTTGTATCGTGAGTTTTACAACGCGAACCGCGAGAAAATGGCGGGGGAGAGAAATTCGGCGGCGGTGGTCAGATATGCCCCTGAGGATGTCGGGCATCATCTGTCGGATTTATTCTTTGGGCACGTTGGGTCAGGGAGTTCGTCGTCATTTGAGTCGTCGCCTGCTGATTCTCGGCGCCCGAGATCTCGTTGA